ACGAATACAACCTGCTCATCGCGCCCACCCAGATGTCCCTGCTGGCCGAGGCCCCGGTGCAGGGCGGCCTGGCGCGGGCGGCCACCATCCAGGGGCAGATAGACCTATCCATGCAGCATCGTGGCCCCCATGGGGTCAACGTCTGGGCCAGCGGAGGGGTCAATTCCCTGGGCCTCAGGAACACGCCGGGCGTGCCCGACTCCTCCGGCGCGCCCTTCAGCGGTTCGGCGGGCGCGGACTATCGGCTGGACTGCGGGCTGCTCCTGGGCGCGGCCTTCTCCGCCGGAACGCAGACCCAGGACTTTTCCGACGACGGCGGCCGCTTCGACCAGAACGACCAGACCTTCAGCCTCTACACCGCCTACAAGGCCGGGCCCGTGTGGGGCAATGCGGTGGCCTCCTACGGCCTTATCCAGAACAGGACGACCCGCACCGTGCCCCTGGGCCGCTTCACGGACCAGAACACCGCCGACACCGGCGGGCGCTCGCTGGGCCTGGCCCTGCGCCTGGGCGGCGACCTCAAGCTGGGGCCTGTCTCCACAGGTCCGGTGGCCGGCCTGGTGCTGCAGCAGGTGCGCATCGACGGCTTCACCGAGTCCGGGACCAGCGGCGTCACGGCCCTGGCCTTCGGTCAGCAGACGCGCGACTCCCTGGTCAGCCAGCTCGGCTGGCGCGTCCTGGCCGACCTCGGCAGGTGGCAGCCTTTCGCGGAAGTGAAATGGAACCATGAGTTCGCGGGGCAGGGCCGCATGGTCAAGGCCGCCATCACCACGGCCCCCGCAGCGCCCTATTCCCTGGCCGCGGCTCCGGTGGCCGAGGATTGGGGCACGGCGTCCCTGGGCGTTTCCTTCAAGCTTTCGGAACGGGTGACCCTGCGGGGCTCGGGCACGGCCCAGTTCAGCAATCCCCAGGCCACGGGCTGCGGCGGCGAGCTGGGCGTGAACATCAACTTCTGAGCAGAGGGCGCTGCCGGTGTGGCTTCCGGCCGGTCCGGACGCCGTCGCCGGGCTTGCTCGTTGCGAGGCGCTTTCATCCCAAAGGGAAAGCGCATAGGGTACCCCGAATTCGTACGTCCGCACCGGAGGTTCCCTTGGCCCTTTCCCGCGCATTAACCGCCGCCCTGGCCGGGGTGGAGGCTCATCCCGTGGTCCTGGAGGCCGACCTGGCCCGCCAGGGCATGCCCTCCTTCACCATGGTGGGCCTGGCCGAGGGCGCGGTGCGCGAAAGCAAGG
The genomic region above belongs to Fundidesulfovibrio magnetotacticus and contains:
- a CDS encoding autotransporter outer membrane beta-barrel domain-containing protein — its product is MTHRRFLLPLLALLALGFAGSANAARFNQYVGFGDSTLDSGYFRYNTTGIPTFDRLVADAVSRGASGGFVGPGVANATILAGKLGLNGAAVGAGGTNYANGGAFSATLRVSDATAPISGVTAPTNVSSNQQIQNYLASVGGAANPNAIYVLKTSDNDLQFLRAMTPAWVAANPNFLPNLATLEAANVASLQAAGARAIVVPNSYNYAVFAGLGGQLAPQNADLYATSLSYGQMRWASLSAVGVRFIPADIDSLMRFVVQHPALFGFTPSSVLSANTLSPDLSPLLVSWAEVTPAQMQTNLFIGANGVHFTTAGQQIEADYEYNLLIAPTQMSLLAEAPVQGGLARAATIQGQIDLSMQHRGPHGVNVWASGGVNSLGLRNTPGVPDSSGAPFSGSAGADYRLDCGLLLGAAFSAGTQTQDFSDDGGRFDQNDQTFSLYTAYKAGPVWGNAVASYGLIQNRTTRTVPLGRFTDQNTADTGGRSLGLALRLGGDLKLGPVSTGPVAGLVLQQVRIDGFTESGTSGVTALAFGQQTRDSLVSQLGWRVLADLGRWQPFAEVKWNHEFAGQGRMVKAAITTAPAAPYSLAAAPVAEDWGTASLGVSFKLSERVTLRGSGTAQFSNPQATGCGGELGVNINF